The window GACCGCCGGCTTCCCGAACCTGTTCACGGTCACCGGGCCGGGCAGCACCCTCGGGAACCTCCCGATCACGATCGAGACGCACGTCGAGTGGATCACCGACTGCATCGCCCACCTGGAGGCGAACGGGATCCGCGAGATGGAGGCCGACCCCGAGGCCGAACGGGAGTGGATGCGCCAGGTCAACGAACAGGCGGAGAGCTCGATGATCTCCCGCGCCGACTCGTGGATCAACGGTGCGAACATTCCCGGCAAGCAGCGGGCGTACGTCTTCTACTTCGGCCACTTCGGCTACTTCCGCCGGCTGTGCGCGGAGGTCGCCGCGGACGGCTACCGAGGGTTCGTGCTGCGATGACCGACATTGCACGCCTGTTCGGCATCGAGTTCCCGGTGTTCGCGTTCAGCCATTGCCGCGACGTGGTGGCGGCCGTTTCCGGGACCGGCGGGTTGGGTGTCTTCGGCGCCAGTGTGTTCACGCCGGAGGAGATCGAGATCGAGCTCGACTGGATCGACCGGCACAGCCACGGCGCCCCGTACGGGATCGACTTCGCCTTTCCGCCCCGGGCGACGGAATCCGTACCCGGTGCGGAGCCCGACCTCCCGGCGCAGCACCGCGCCTTCGTGGAGGACCTGCTGAACCGGTACGGCGTCGCCGAGTTCCCGGCGGGCACGGACGAGGAGCGGGCGACCTATCGCGGCGTCGACTTCGGGGACTACGACGAGGCGCTCGAGGTGGTCTACCGGCACCCGAACTGCCGCTTGGTGGTCAGCGCGCTCGGCACCCCGCCGAGCGGGGTGGTGGAGCGGGCCCACGCCGAGGGCCGGCTGGTCGCAGCCCTCGCGGGCAAGCCCGAGCACGCCGTGCGCAGTGTGGCGGCCGGTGTCGACATCATCGTCGCGCAGGGCTCGGAGGCGGGCGGCCACGCCGGATCGGTGTCGACCATGGTGCTCGCCCCGCAGGTCGTCGACGCGGTCGCCCCGACGCCCGTGCTCGTGGCCGGGGGCATCGCCTCCGGCCGTCAGATGGCGGCCGCGATGGCGCTGGGCGGTGCCGGGGTCTGGACGGGGTCGATGTGGCTGGCCACCGAGGAGTCCGACCTCAGTCCGGAGATGGTGCAGAAGATCGTCACGGCCGACTCCTGGCAGACCGTGCAGACCCGGTCGATCACCGGCAAGCCCTGCCGGGTGGTCCGGTCGGCGTGGTCCGACGCGTGGGAGGCCGAGGGCTCCCCGAAGCCGCTGCCCATGCCGGCGCAAGGGTTCCTCGTCGAGGACGCGATGCGCCGGATCGAGCGCGCCTCCCGCGACCGTGACTCGGGCGGGCTGGAACTCCTGACGTGTCCCGCTGGACAGGTGATCGGTCAGCTGACCAAGGTTTCGAAGGCGTCCCGGCTGCTGCTCGACATGGTCGAGGAGTACATCGAGTGCGTCGAGGACCTCGAGCGGCGATTGGTCGCGGAATGAGCGCCGGACCGGAGGTGGCAGCAGTGACGCGGGCGAACTCGGTGGCGCTGGTCTTCGACCAGGACTCCGGGCTGGGCGTGGCCACCGCCCGCGCGCTGCACAAGCTCGGCGCCACGGTGGTGGTGGCCGGGCCGGACCTGTCCGGCCACGACGCCGATGTCGTCCTCCTCGAGAACGACTGGACCGACGAGGATGCGGTCGCGCAGGTGTGTGCGGCCGCGCGGGAGTACGGTCCGATCCGCAGTGCGGTGGCGATCTCCGGGCTCTCCTCGTCCCGCCGGCTCGTGGACCGGAGCGGGGGCGTTCACCCGCTGGCGGAGTTCGATCAGGCGCTCCGGCACGGACTGTGGGGCCCGTTCAACGTGCTGCGTTCGGTCGCCGCCGCGATGCGAACCAACGAACCGGACGAGAACGGTCAGCGCGGCGTCATCGTCACCACCGCGTCGGTCTCGGCCTACGACGGCCAGGTCGGGCAGGTGGCCTACGCGGCGGCGAAGGGCGGCGTCGTCGCCATGACGTTGCCCGCGGCACGCGACCTGGCGCCGATGGGGATCCGCGTCTGCGGTGTCGCGCCCGGGCTGTTCGCGGTGCCGAAGGCCGCCGGGCTCGGCCCCGACGTCGCCCGGCCCGTCCTGTCCCCGCCCCGGTTGGGGCACCCCGAGGAGTTCGCCGAACTCGTCGGGCACATCGTGACCAACCCGTACCTGAACGCCGAGGTCATCCGCCTCGACGGCGGGCTGCGGCTGTCGGCGAAGTGATGGTGGTGGAGACCATGGGTGAGACCGACCGGACCGTGCCGGCGATCCTGCGCGCGCGAGCGGCCCAGGACCCGGACGGGACGGCGATCTGGTGCGAGGACCGCCGGACGTCCTTCCGTGAGCTGGACGTCCGGTCGGACCGGATCGCGACGGCGCTGCTCACCGACGGCCTCCGTGCCGGCGATCGCGTCGCCTACATCGGCAAGAACTCGGAGCGCTTCCTGGAGATGCTCCACGGCTGCGCGAAGGCCGGGACCGTCCTGGTCTCGGTGAACTACCGCCTCACCGCACCGGAGATCCACTTCATCCTCGCCGACAGCCGGAGCCGGCTGCTCGCCGTCGACGCGGATCTGCTTCCGGTCGGTACGGAGGCGATCGCCGGCACCGGCGTCGATCACGTCCGCGTGATGGACGGCGGCGACGACCCGCGCGACTTCGACACGTGGCGCGACGCGCAGCCCGCGGGGCCCGTCGACGTCACCCCGTCCGTCGAGGACCCGGTCCTGCAGATCTACACGAGCGGGACCACCGGCTTCCCGAAGGGCGCCGTTATCCCGCACCGCTCCTTCGCCGGGATGCTCGACCTCGCCCACAACGTCCCGCAGCAACCGCTGCGGTGGTACGAGGGCGAGTCGATCCTCTGCCCGATGCCGAACTTCCACGTCGGCGGGTCGCTGTTCCCGTTCTGGGTCACGATGCAGGGCGCCAC of the Sporichthya polymorpha DSM 43042 genome contains:
- a CDS encoding SDR family NAD(P)-dependent oxidoreductase; the encoded protein is MTRANSVALVFDQDSGLGVATARALHKLGATVVVAGPDLSGHDADVVLLENDWTDEDAVAQVCAAAREYGPIRSAVAISGLSSSRRLVDRSGGVHPLAEFDQALRHGLWGPFNVLRSVAAAMRTNEPDENGQRGVIVTTASVSAYDGQVGQVAYAAAKGGVVAMTLPAARDLAPMGIRVCGVAPGLFAVPKAAGLGPDVARPVLSPPRLGHPEEFAELVGHIVTNPYLNAEVIRLDGGLRLSAK
- a CDS encoding nitronate monooxygenase, whose protein sequence is MTDIARLFGIEFPVFAFSHCRDVVAAVSGTGGLGVFGASVFTPEEIEIELDWIDRHSHGAPYGIDFAFPPRATESVPGAEPDLPAQHRAFVEDLLNRYGVAEFPAGTDEERATYRGVDFGDYDEALEVVYRHPNCRLVVSALGTPPSGVVERAHAEGRLVAALAGKPEHAVRSVAAGVDIIVAQGSEAGGHAGSVSTMVLAPQVVDAVAPTPVLVAGGIASGRQMAAAMALGGAGVWTGSMWLATEESDLSPEMVQKIVTADSWQTVQTRSITGKPCRVVRSAWSDAWEAEGSPKPLPMPAQGFLVEDAMRRIERASRDRDSGGLELLTCPAGQVIGQLTKVSKASRLLLDMVEEYIECVEDLERRLVAE